In Streptomyces sp. P3, one DNA window encodes the following:
- the scpB gene encoding SMC-Scp complex subunit ScpB, translated as MVVDEPATEEHLAKILQRPRRSVADALRELADEYTVQGRGFELRLVAGGWRFYTRPEFAAAVEGFVLDGQQARLTQAALETLAVVAYRQPVSRSRVSAVRGVNCDGVMRTLLQRGLVEEAGAEPETGAILYVTTNYFLERMGLRGLDELPELAPFLPEAEAIEAETQEGVPSFDPDAPDSEDADDKTEL; from the coding sequence ATGGTCGTCGACGAGCCCGCGACCGAGGAGCATCTCGCGAAGATCCTCCAGCGGCCCCGGCGCAGCGTCGCGGACGCGCTGCGCGAGCTGGCCGACGAGTACACCGTGCAGGGGCGCGGTTTCGAGCTGAGGCTCGTCGCGGGCGGCTGGCGGTTCTACACCCGGCCGGAGTTCGCGGCGGCCGTCGAGGGGTTCGTCCTGGACGGCCAGCAGGCCCGGCTCACCCAGGCGGCGCTGGAGACCCTGGCGGTCGTCGCCTACCGCCAGCCGGTCAGCCGCAGCAGGGTCTCCGCGGTGCGCGGAGTGAACTGCGACGGTGTGATGCGCACCCTGCTCCAGCGCGGTCTGGTGGAGGAGGCGGGCGCGGAACCCGAAACAGGTGCGATCCTGTACGTGACGACGAACTACTTTCTGGAGCGGATGGGCCTGCGCGGTCTGGACGAGCTCCCGGAGCTCGCGCCCTTCCTGCCCGAGGCGGAGGCGATCGAGGCCGAGACCCAGGAGGGCGTGCCGTCGTTCGATCCGGACGCTCCGGATTCCGAGGACGCAGACGACAAGACGGAACTTTGA
- the ald gene encoding alanine dehydrogenase produces MIDVKVGIPREVKNNEFRVAITPAGVHELVRHGHQVVVERGAGVGSSITDEEYVAAGARILETADEVWATADLLLKVKEPIAEEYHRLRKDQTLFTYLHLAASKECTDALVASGTTAIAYETVELPSRALPLLAPMSEVAGRLAPQVGAYHLMRANGGRGVLPGGVPGVLAAKAVVIGGGVSGWNAAQIAIGMGFHVTLLDKDINKLKEADKVFGTKIQTVVSNAFELEKACLEADLVIGAVLIPGAKAPKLVTNELVSRMKPGSVLVDIAIDQGGCFEDSRPTTHAEPTFPVHNSVFYCVANMPGAVPNTSTYALTNATLPYIVELADKGWVEALRRDAALAKGLNAHDGKVVYREVAEAHGLEHVDLDSLLG; encoded by the coding sequence GTGATCGACGTGAAGGTCGGCATCCCCCGCGAGGTCAAGAACAACGAGTTCCGGGTGGCCATCACCCCCGCCGGTGTGCACGAGCTGGTGCGCCACGGTCACCAGGTCGTCGTCGAACGAGGCGCCGGCGTCGGTTCGTCCATCACGGACGAGGAGTACGTGGCGGCCGGGGCGCGCATCCTGGAGACCGCCGACGAGGTGTGGGCCACGGCGGACCTGCTGCTGAAGGTCAAGGAGCCCATCGCCGAGGAGTACCACCGCCTCCGCAAGGACCAGACGCTCTTCACCTACCTGCACCTGGCCGCGTCCAAGGAGTGCACGGACGCGCTCGTCGCGTCCGGGACCACCGCGATCGCCTACGAGACCGTCGAGCTGCCGAGCCGCGCGCTGCCGCTGCTCGCCCCGATGTCCGAGGTCGCGGGCCGGCTGGCCCCCCAGGTCGGCGCCTACCACCTGATGCGCGCCAACGGGGGCCGCGGAGTGCTGCCGGGCGGCGTCCCGGGCGTACTGGCCGCCAAGGCGGTCGTCATCGGCGGCGGCGTCTCCGGCTGGAACGCCGCGCAGATCGCCATCGGCATGGGCTTCCACGTGACCCTGCTCGACAAGGACATCAACAAGCTCAAGGAGGCGGACAAGGTCTTCGGCACGAAGATCCAGACCGTCGTCTCCAACGCCTTCGAGCTGGAGAAGGCCTGCCTCGAGGCGGACCTCGTGATCGGCGCCGTCCTCATCCCGGGCGCCAAGGCCCCGAAGCTGGTCACCAACGAACTGGTCTCCCGGATGAAGCCCGGAAGTGTCCTTGTCGACATCGCGATCGACCAGGGTGGCTGCTTCGAGGACTCCCGCCCGACCACCCATGCCGAGCCGACCTTCCCGGTCCACAACTCGGTCTTCTACTGCGTCGCCAACATGCCCGGCGCGGTCCCCAACACCTCCACCTACGCCCTCACCAACGCCACGCTGCCCTACATCGTCGAACTCGCCGACAAGGGCTGGGTCGAGGCGCTGCGCCGCGACGCCGCCCTGGCGAAGGGTCTCAACGCCCATGACGGCAAGGTCGTTTACCGCGAGGTCGCCGAGGCGCACGGGCTGGAGCACGTGGACCTGGACTCCCTGCTCGGCTGA
- a CDS encoding NUDIX hydrolase — protein sequence MTIKDTPEAWEIRATTTPFTGGKTAVRTDEVVMPDGSVVRRDYQVHPGSVAVLAVDDEGRVLLIKQYRHPVRQKLWEIPAGLLDVPGENPLHAAQRELYEEAHVKAEDWRVLTDMYTTPGGCDESVRIFLARNLSEAQGRRFEVEDEEADMEHARVPVAELVRAVLAGDVHNACLVVGVLSLAAAENGDGLDALRPAEAPWPARPFEA from the coding sequence ATGACGATCAAGGACACCCCCGAGGCGTGGGAGATCCGGGCGACGACGACCCCGTTCACGGGAGGCAAGACCGCCGTCCGCACCGACGAGGTGGTCATGCCCGACGGGTCGGTGGTGCGCCGGGACTACCAGGTGCACCCCGGGTCCGTGGCCGTCCTCGCCGTCGACGACGAGGGGCGGGTGCTGCTCATCAAGCAGTACCGGCACCCGGTGCGGCAGAAGCTGTGGGAGATCCCGGCCGGCCTGCTCGACGTGCCGGGCGAGAACCCGCTGCACGCGGCGCAGCGCGAGCTGTACGAGGAGGCGCACGTCAAGGCGGAGGACTGGCGGGTTCTCACCGACATGTACACGACCCCCGGCGGCTGTGACGAGTCCGTGCGGATCTTCCTGGCCCGCAACCTCTCCGAAGCGCAGGGGCGGCGTTTCGAGGTGGAGGACGAGGAGGCCGACATGGAGCACGCGCGTGTGCCGGTCGCAGAACTCGTCCGGGCCGTGCTGGCGGGCGACGTGCACAACGCCTGCCTCGTCGTCGGCGTCCTGTCGCTGGCCGCCGCGGAGAACGGCGACGGGCTCGACGCGCTGCGCCCGGCGGAGGCGCCGTGGCCGGCGCGGCCGTTCGAGGCCTGA
- a CDS encoding CTP synthase, which translates to MTPKSTTTKHIFVTGGVASSLGKGLTASSLGMLLKARGLRVVMQKLDPYLNVDPGTMNPFQHGEVFVTNDGAETDLDIGHYERFLDRDLDGSANVTTGQVYNTVIAKERRGEYLGDTVQVIPHITNEIKHRIRRMATDEVDVVITEVGGTVGDIESLPFLETVRQVRHEVGRDNVFVVHISLLPYIGPSGELKTKPTQHSVAALRNIGIQPDAIVLRCDREVPTAIKRKISLMCDVDEDAVVACPDARSIYDIPKTVHGEGLDAYVVRKLDLPFRDVDWTTWDDLLDRVHNPDHEITLALVGKYIDLPDAYLSVTEALRAGGFANKARVKIKWVTSDDCKTPAGAKAQLADVDGVCIPGGFGDRGVLGKVGAIRYARENKIPLLGLCLGLQCIVIEAARNLADIGDANSTEFDSATAHPVISTMAEQLDIVAGEGDMGGTMRLGMYPAKLAEGSIVREVYDGKEYVEERHRHRYEVNNAYRAELEKKAGILFSGTSPDGKLVEYVEYPRDVHPYLVATQAHPELRSRPTRPHPLFAGLVKAAVERKTSK; encoded by the coding sequence ATGACGCCCAAATCCACGACGACCAAGCACATCTTCGTCACCGGGGGTGTCGCCTCCTCGCTCGGCAAGGGTCTGACGGCCTCCAGCCTCGGCATGCTGCTCAAGGCGCGCGGTCTTCGCGTGGTCATGCAGAAGCTCGACCCGTACCTCAACGTCGACCCTGGCACGATGAACCCCTTCCAGCACGGTGAGGTGTTCGTCACGAACGACGGCGCCGAGACGGACCTGGACATCGGACACTACGAGCGCTTCCTCGACCGTGACTTGGACGGCTCCGCCAACGTCACCACGGGCCAGGTCTACAACACGGTGATCGCCAAGGAACGGCGCGGCGAGTACCTGGGCGACACCGTGCAGGTCATCCCGCACATCACCAACGAGATCAAGCACCGCATCCGCCGTATGGCGACGGACGAGGTGGACGTGGTGATCACCGAGGTGGGCGGCACGGTCGGCGACATCGAGTCGCTGCCGTTCCTCGAGACGGTCCGCCAGGTCCGGCACGAGGTCGGCCGGGACAACGTCTTCGTGGTGCACATCTCGCTCCTGCCGTACATCGGTCCCTCGGGTGAGCTGAAGACCAAGCCGACCCAGCACTCGGTCGCGGCGCTGCGCAACATCGGTATCCAGCCGGACGCGATCGTGCTGCGCTGCGACCGCGAGGTGCCGACCGCGATCAAGCGCAAGATCTCGCTGATGTGCGACGTCGACGAGGACGCGGTCGTGGCCTGCCCGGACGCCCGGTCGATCTACGACATCCCGAAGACCGTGCACGGTGAGGGCCTGGACGCCTACGTCGTCCGCAAGCTGGACCTGCCGTTCCGCGACGTGGACTGGACGACCTGGGACGACCTGCTCGACCGCGTCCACAACCCCGACCACGAGATCACGCTCGCCCTGGTCGGCAAGTACATCGACCTGCCCGACGCGTATCTGTCGGTCACCGAGGCGCTGCGCGCCGGCGGCTTCGCCAACAAGGCACGCGTCAAGATCAAGTGGGTCACCTCCGACGACTGCAAGACCCCGGCCGGCGCCAAGGCGCAGCTCGCCGACGTGGACGGCGTCTGCATCCCGGGCGGCTTCGGCGACCGCGGCGTGCTCGGCAAGGTCGGCGCCATCCGCTACGCCCGCGAGAACAAGATCCCGCTGCTCGGCCTCTGCCTGGGCCTGCAGTGCATCGTGATCGAGGCCGCGCGCAATCTGGCCGACATCGGCGACGCGAACTCCACCGAGTTCGACTCCGCCACCGCCCACCCGGTCATCTCCACCATGGCCGAGCAGCTCGACATCGTCGCGGGCGAGGGCGACATGGGCGGCACGATGCGGCTGGGCATGTATCCGGCCAAGCTCGCCGAAGGGTCCATCGTCCGCGAGGTGTACGACGGCAAGGAGTACGTCGAGGAGCGGCACCGGCACCGCTACGAGGTGAACAACGCCTACCGGGCCGAGCTCGAGAAGAAGGCGGGCATCCTGTTCTCCGGCACCTCCCCGGACGGCAAGCTGGTCGAGTACGTCGAGTACCCGCGCGACGTCCACCCCTACCTGGTCGCCACGCAGGCGCACCCCGAGCTGCGCTCGAGGCCCACGCGTCCGCACCCGCTGTTCGCCGGCCTGGTGAAGGCGGCGGTCGAGCGGAAGACTTCGAAGTAA
- a CDS encoding ParA family protein gives MRTRGPGSAGLEAVGSVAVRTFAAHQSQSSPQLALSALQSMDGHYVNAMAGDGSGAPHNHFADYDELPDGHFYDPDAEYEPDPEYAATLAPDAARQRRERVGPTGRPLPYFPIPGPLTEHGPAKIIAMCNQKGGVGKTTSTINLGAALAEYGRRVLLVDFDPQGALSVGLGVNPMELDLTVYNLLMERGMAADEVLLKTAVPNMDLLPSNIDLSAAEVQLVSEVARESTLQRALKPLMDDYDYIVIDCQPSLGLLTVNALTAAHKVIVPLECEFFALRGVALLTETIEKVQERLNPELELDGILATMYDSRTVHSREVLARVVEAFDDHVYHTVIGRTVRFPETTVAGEPITTYASNSVGAAAYRQLAREVLARCHAE, from the coding sequence ATGCGTACGCGGGGCCCGGGTTCCGCGGGGCTCGAGGCTGTCGGCTCCGTCGCTGTCCGAACCTTCGCAGCCCACCAGAGCCAGAGCAGCCCCCAGTTGGCTCTGTCAGCACTCCAGAGCATGGATGGCCATTACGTGAACGCCATGGCCGGCGACGGAAGTGGCGCGCCCCACAACCACTTCGCCGACTACGACGAACTGCCCGACGGGCACTTCTACGACCCCGACGCCGAATACGAGCCGGATCCGGAGTACGCGGCCACGCTCGCGCCCGACGCGGCCCGACAGCGCCGTGAGCGCGTCGGTCCGACCGGACGCCCGCTGCCGTACTTCCCGATCCCGGGCCCGCTGACCGAACACGGCCCCGCGAAGATCATCGCGATGTGCAACCAGAAGGGCGGCGTGGGCAAGACCACGTCGACCATCAACCTGGGTGCCGCGCTCGCGGAGTACGGACGGCGCGTGCTGCTCGTGGACTTCGACCCGCAGGGCGCGCTGTCGGTGGGACTCGGCGTCAATCCGATGGAGCTCGACCTCACCGTCTACAACCTGCTCATGGAGCGGGGCATGGCGGCGGACGAGGTGCTCCTGAAGACCGCGGTCCCCAACATGGACCTGCTGCCCAGCAACATCGACCTGTCGGCCGCCGAGGTGCAGCTGGTCTCCGAGGTCGCGCGCGAGTCCACGCTCCAGCGTGCGCTCAAGCCGCTGATGGACGACTACGACTACATCGTCATCGACTGCCAGCCCTCGCTCGGTCTGCTCACCGTCAACGCCCTGACGGCCGCCCACAAGGTGATCGTGCCGCTGGAGTGCGAGTTCTTCGCGCTGCGCGGTGTGGCCCTGCTGACCGAGACCATCGAGAAGGTCCAGGAGCGGCTCAACCCCGAGCTGGAACTCGACGGGATCCTGGCGACCATGTACGACTCGCGCACCGTGCACAGCCGCGAGGTGCTCGCACGGGTCGTCGAGGCCTTCGACGACCACGTCTACCACACGGTCATCGGGCGCACGGTCCGCTTCCCGGAGACCACGGTCGCCGGTGAGCCGATCACCACGTACGCGTCCAACTCCGTCGGCGCCGCCGCCTACCGTCAGCTCGCCAGGGAGGTGCTCGCCCGGTGTCACGCCGAGTGA
- a CDS encoding ScpA family protein → METGSEPVAAESAPPEPEPEPEPEPEPEPEPEPETGREEVVPHALTRDPERGAEPGPPVTVAAGTAAAPGIAAPGTVAAGTAVPGAVPAGSVAAAEAVPDGVFKVRLANFEGPFDLLLQLISKHKLDVTEVALSKVTDEFMAHIRAMGPDWDLDQTTEFLVVAATLLDLKAARLLPAAEVEDEADLALLEARDLLFARLLQYRAYKQIADIFTHRLESEGRRYPRTVGLEPHHAELLPEVVISIGAEGFARLAVKAMQPRAKPQVYVDHIHAPLVSVQEQAGIVVARLRELGEASFRALVADTDDTLTVVARFLALLELYREKAVALDQETALGELLVRWTGGDGDAQPRVTDEFDRPPEEPGKETKT, encoded by the coding sequence CTGGAAACGGGTTCGGAACCGGTTGCCGCGGAATCCGCGCCGCCGGAGCCGGAGCCGGAGCCGGAGCCGGAGCCCGAGCCGGAGCCGGAGCCCGAGCCGGAAACGGGCCGGGAAGAGGTTGTCCCGCATGCGCTCACCCGGGATCCGGAAAGAGGTGCGGAACCGGGTCCCCCGGTAACCGTCGCCGCGGGAACCGCAGCAGCTCCGGGCATCGCCGCTCCTGGAACCGTCGCCGCGGGAACCGCAGTTCCGGGGGCTGTCCCCGCAGGTTCCGTGGCAGCCGCTGAGGCGGTGCCCGACGGTGTCTTCAAGGTCCGGCTCGCCAACTTCGAGGGTCCCTTCGACCTGCTGCTCCAGCTGATCTCCAAGCACAAGCTGGACGTCACCGAGGTCGCGCTGTCGAAGGTCACCGACGAGTTCATGGCGCACATCAGGGCGATGGGCCCCGACTGGGACCTGGACCAGACGACCGAGTTCCTGGTCGTCGCCGCCACCCTGCTCGATCTGAAGGCCGCGCGGCTGCTGCCCGCCGCCGAGGTCGAGGACGAGGCCGACCTGGCGTTGCTGGAGGCCCGGGACCTGCTCTTCGCCCGCCTGCTGCAGTACCGCGCCTACAAGCAGATCGCCGACATCTTCACGCACCGGCTGGAGAGCGAGGGGCGCCGCTACCCCCGCACCGTCGGGCTCGAACCGCATCACGCCGAGCTGCTGCCCGAGGTGGTCATCAGCATCGGCGCGGAAGGGTTCGCGAGACTCGCGGTCAAGGCGATGCAGCCGAGGGCCAAGCCGCAGGTGTACGTGGACCACATCCACGCGCCCTTGGTGAGCGTGCAGGAGCAGGCGGGGATCGTCGTCGCACGGCTGCGTGAGCTCGGCGAGGCCAGCTTCCGGGCGCTGGTGGCGGACACCGACGACACCCTCACCGTCGTCGCCCGTTTTCTCGCGCTGCTGGAGCTGTACCGGGAGAAGGCCGTCGCCCTCGACCAGGAGACCGCGCTCGGCGAGCTGCTGGTGCGCTGGACCGGCGGGGACGGGGACGCGCAGCCCAGGGTCACCGACGAGTTCGACCGGCCTCCCGAGGAGCCCGGGAAGGAGACGAAGACGTGA
- a CDS encoding tetratricopeptide repeat protein: MTDQAVDTGGVQLSGHAATEGHFLGRTRELKELRADIERTGLDTISGRKAPRARVLLIAGRPGSGRSALAGELVRQVAHRYPDGVLRARLAEPDGTPVPVERAARELLAALDVPTPPGADEDDLASLLRQTLAERRALLLLDDATGAEQVDALLPDAPQCLLVAVSAGPLTGIADVRPCTLGGLDTKSALDLLTRYTGSVRITVDPRSAEQLVEACQGQPAALVLAGGWLAARPKAAVADLAKQLHAEGDEGTPLSRVFRLVHTALPASAARILRLLSLAPAGLADPHTASALAGCSVSTARTALDDLVARGLLRALDSPLVQYEVPGCLHSLLRTAAEAHERPAELQLARARMLERTVRLLQSCRASTETDRPQAREKLQAMPRALRFPTPRAAADWLQARRPALLASARLAVADGDLDTLARRLMSQLVRAMVAHVGTQAAAPDLYGIHQLVLDVAERRRLPREKAAALLNLADVDAGTGRTAEALVRYRAALDAGREANDPYAIGRAMESVGGAHLELGDYDRAADWFGRALAQRLARDERADAARLYGRIATAHTYAGRYGEAQRAWRAAVAGHRKNDDVGAHARALSELARVQEYAGRPEESLRTCQEASEWAGRAEDTRLQAALQLRLADTLERLGDPVAARLHRGAAERILGEAPSDGPEEPDHSKNAEDACEIRSASPKD; the protein is encoded by the coding sequence GTGACGGATCAGGCAGTGGACACAGGCGGCGTGCAGCTGTCCGGACACGCTGCGACAGAGGGCCATTTCCTGGGCCGTACCCGGGAGTTGAAGGAACTGCGCGCCGACATCGAGCGCACCGGCCTGGACACCATCTCCGGGCGGAAGGCGCCCCGCGCGCGGGTCCTGCTCATCGCCGGCCGGCCGGGCTCGGGGCGCTCCGCGCTCGCCGGGGAACTCGTACGCCAGGTCGCCCACCGCTACCCGGACGGCGTCCTGCGCGCCCGCCTCGCCGAGCCCGACGGCACACCTGTGCCGGTCGAGCGCGCCGCCCGCGAACTGCTCGCCGCACTGGACGTGCCCACCCCGCCCGGCGCGGACGAGGACGACCTCGCGTCCCTGCTGCGCCAGACCCTCGCGGAGCGCCGCGCGCTGCTCCTGCTGGACGACGCCACCGGCGCCGAACAGGTCGACGCCCTGCTCCCGGACGCCCCGCAGTGCCTGCTCGTCGCCGTGTCCGCCGGCCCCCTCACCGGCATCGCGGACGTCCGTCCCTGCACCCTCGGCGGCCTGGACACCAAGTCCGCCCTCGACCTGCTGACCCGCTACACCGGCTCGGTCCGCATCACCGTGGACCCGCGCTCCGCCGAGCAGCTCGTGGAGGCGTGCCAGGGTCAGCCCGCCGCGCTTGTCCTGGCCGGCGGCTGGCTCGCCGCCCGCCCCAAGGCGGCCGTCGCCGACCTCGCCAAGCAGCTTCACGCGGAGGGCGACGAGGGCACCCCGCTCAGCCGCGTCTTCCGCCTCGTGCACACCGCGCTGCCCGCCTCCGCCGCCCGGATACTGCGACTGCTCTCCCTGGCCCCGGCCGGCCTGGCCGACCCGCACACCGCCTCCGCGCTGGCCGGCTGCTCGGTGAGCACCGCCCGCACCGCCCTGGACGACCTCGTCGCCCGAGGCCTGCTGCGGGCCCTGGACTCCCCGCTGGTCCAGTACGAGGTGCCCGGCTGCCTGCACTCCCTGCTGCGGACCGCCGCCGAGGCCCACGAGCGCCCCGCCGAGCTCCAGCTCGCCCGCGCCCGCATGCTGGAGCGCACGGTGCGGCTGCTGCAGTCCTGCCGGGCCAGCACCGAGACCGACCGTCCCCAGGCCCGCGAGAAGCTCCAGGCCATGCCCCGGGCGCTGCGCTTCCCCACGCCGCGGGCGGCCGCCGACTGGCTGCAGGCCCGCCGCCCGGCCCTGCTCGCCTCGGCCCGCCTCGCGGTCGCCGACGGGGACCTGGACACCCTTGCCCGCCGCCTGATGTCCCAGCTGGTCAGGGCGATGGTCGCGCATGTCGGCACCCAGGCCGCCGCACCGGACCTGTACGGGATCCACCAGCTCGTCCTCGACGTCGCCGAGCGCCGCCGGCTGCCCCGGGAGAAGGCCGCCGCGCTGCTGAACCTGGCCGACGTCGACGCCGGGACCGGGCGCACCGCGGAGGCGCTGGTGCGCTACCGGGCCGCTCTGGACGCCGGGCGCGAGGCGAACGACCCGTACGCGATCGGCCGCGCGATGGAATCCGTAGGCGGCGCGCATCTCGAGCTCGGCGACTACGACCGGGCCGCGGACTGGTTCGGCCGGGCCCTGGCCCAGCGCCTGGCCCGCGACGAGCGCGCCGACGCCGCCCGCCTCTACGGCCGTATCGCCACCGCGCACACCTATGCGGGCCGCTACGGCGAGGCGCAGCGGGCCTGGCGGGCCGCGGTCGCCGGACACCGCAAGAACGACGATGTGGGCGCGCACGCAAGGGCGTTGAGCGAGCTGGCCCGGGTCCAGGAGTACGCGGGCCGCCCCGAGGAGTCGCTGCGCACCTGCCAGGAGGCGTCGGAGTGGGCCGGGCGGGCCGAGGACACGCGCCTGCAGGCCGCGTTGCAGCTGAGGCTGGCCGACACCCTGGAGCGCCTCGGCGACCCGGTGGCGGCCCGCCTGCACCGCGGCGCGGCCGAACGCATCCTGGGAGAGGCGCCGTCGGACGGCCCCGAAGAGCCCGATCACTCGAAGAACGCCGAAGATGCCTGCGAAATCCGTAGCGCATCTCCGAAAGATTGA